The genomic interval CTAGGGCGTTGTACAGCACGCTCTGTAGCATCTATTATCAATGTTTGAACTCCGCCAAAAGCCTGCTGCATTTCTTCAGGGGTTGAAAAACTTGTTGCAGGTAAAACATTAAATATATCTAACGTCTTTATTAAAATTGGAAATAATTTGTATACATGAGTATGAGCGCATGATTTATTCATATTAAAAGAAAACCCTAAGTGATCGAAAGTAGAATAACACTTCATATAATTTAATATAAATAATAATTTGTCTGCGGGTGTTTTTAATGTGCT from Methylococcales bacterium carries:
- a CDS encoding transposase family protein, which gives rise to MKIKEILPRIYDDRQLRALTGLKTEHFILLLSLFEKTLIEDQKEKHENKERKYGSGLDSTLKTPADKLLFILNYMKCYSTFDHLGFSFNMNKSCAHTHVYKLFPILIKTLDIFNVLPATSFSTPEEMQQAFGGVQTLIIDATERAVQRPSDYEEQNEFYSGKKNSIQLKIPL